A single Trichocoleus sp. FACHB-46 DNA region contains:
- a CDS encoding serine/threonine-protein kinase: MPHSSPIHPDLILDKRYKIVRMLGQGGFGRVYLAENLNRFHEYCVLKEFAPQVKGTAVLQRAAELFQREAGVLYQLHHPQIPEFRELIQTHLNGEDYLFLVQQYIEGPTYWELLEQGQKFSETDALGLLLDLLPVLEYIHAQGVIHRDISPDNLIQQRFTGKPVLIDFGGVKQVAATAVRQLTQQPIPTQLEKPGYTPIEQRYGKASAASDLYALAVTILVLLTGKNPADLYDAHQRTWCWRQTLRLNPQFAAVLEKMLAERECDRYASTQEVRQALQPLVRSHPVSQAQTLAVARAAQPAQPAAPARQPKAKSSVSRAKTWVVAPIARQPVAPTPPPAPPAPALAPAPVSPAPSSVQPPKRSFLGFLGNLVSWLVIKPIYYLLLKPIWYLVKKLLILGISVLVFVGVSYWFGPALLAWLKDSIIPSSQVADSVAGSSCQEQVLKRYEALNLPTGSFYPQVNEKFYAQHPELKGRTLTSKPEDAPLRQDWCQIADEVLDQTERSQQKLK; encoded by the coding sequence ATGCCTCACTCCTCACCCATTCATCCGGACCTGATTTTAGACAAGCGGTACAAAATTGTTCGCATGTTGGGCCAAGGGGGCTTCGGACGTGTCTATCTAGCGGAAAACCTCAACCGCTTTCATGAATATTGTGTCTTGAAGGAGTTCGCTCCCCAAGTCAAAGGGACGGCAGTTCTGCAAAGGGCGGCTGAGCTATTTCAGCGAGAAGCGGGGGTGCTCTACCAACTGCACCATCCTCAAATTCCTGAATTTCGTGAGTTAATTCAAACTCATTTAAATGGCGAAGACTATCTTTTCCTGGTTCAGCAATATATTGAAGGCCCCACTTACTGGGAACTGCTAGAGCAAGGACAAAAGTTTAGTGAAACGGATGCCCTGGGTCTCTTGCTCGATTTGTTGCCTGTGCTGGAGTATATTCATGCTCAAGGCGTGATTCATCGGGATATTTCTCCGGACAATTTAATTCAGCAACGATTTACGGGTAAGCCAGTTCTAATAGATTTTGGGGGCGTGAAACAGGTAGCGGCGACCGCAGTGCGCCAGTTGACCCAACAGCCCATCCCCACACAGCTAGAGAAACCAGGCTACACCCCGATTGAGCAGAGATATGGCAAAGCTTCTGCAGCCAGTGATCTGTATGCTTTAGCCGTAACTATTTTGGTATTACTTACTGGCAAGAATCCGGCTGATTTATATGATGCTCACCAACGTACTTGGTGCTGGCGGCAAACCTTAAGGCTGAACCCTCAATTTGCCGCTGTCTTGGAAAAGATGTTGGCGGAGCGCGAGTGCGATCGCTATGCATCCACCCAAGAAGTCAGACAAGCTCTCCAGCCTCTAGTGCGATCGCATCCGGTGTCTCAAGCTCAGACATTAGCGGTAGCCAGAGCCGCTCAACCTGCTCAGCCTGCGGCTCCCGCTAGACAACCGAAAGCCAAGTCTAGTGTCTCTAGGGCAAAAACTTGGGTGGTTGCTCCGATCGCTCGGCAACCAGTCGCACCAACTCCTCCGCCAGCGCCTCCCGCCCCTGCTCTTGCTCCTGCTCCGGTCAGCCCTGCACCGAGTTCGGTTCAGCCACCGAAACGGTCATTTTTGGGGTTTTTGGGCAATCTGGTTTCCTGGCTCGTGATTAAACCCATCTATTATTTATTACTCAAACCTATTTGGTATCTGGTCAAAAAATTACTGATTTTAGGGATCAGTGTTTTGGTGTTCGTAGGCGTGAGCTATTGGTTTGGCCCTGCTCTGTTGGCTTGGCTAAAAGACTCGATCATCCCCAGTTCTCAAGTTGCCGATTCCGTTGCAGGCTCCAGTTGCCAAGAGCAGGTGTTGAAACGTTATGAAGCCCTCAACCTGCCTACAGGCTCTTTCTATCCACAAGTGAATGAGAAGTTCTACGCTCAGCACCCAGAACTGAAAGGACGCACCTTAACGAGCAAGCCAGAAGACGCGCCCTTACGACAGGATTGGTGCCAAATTGCCGATGAAGTTTTGGACCAAACAGAGAGATCGCAACAGAAGCTGAAGTAA
- a CDS encoding polysaccharide biosynthesis tyrosine autokinase translates to MVDLTESKLIEAADTDPGYGQLFAVLMRRRFWLLGVFSGVVSIAAVLTFLAEPIYQSSMQLLVESNYQSKKGENGSTEVPFADATVEVDNATQLTLMRSSHLLQRAVKILKPQYPDVTVAEIQKSLVLTQLMEDKVKTKVFQAVYTDSDPEKTKKVLQAIQKVYQDYNREQQQQRLSKGLSFITDQVPKVQRQVNQAEDALEKFRDRQNLIDPEAQSKALFDALNSVRQEQRTNQAQLKDMQARYVALQQQVKRSPQEALVASRLSQSSRYQTLLNELQKSELTLEQQRLRFKDFDPHIKSLLEQRQRQLGLLRAEVSRVLGTVPAQFNASGNDLLKAGQLGATDLTLITQLVEAQVNTRALQARGQSLSQTEQQLTAELKRFPRLLAEYGRLQPNVEVGRETLQQLLKAKQELALEIARGGFDWQVVEAAQLGTQIGPSLKQNLLLGAVAGLILGSVAAFVREGIDDAVHSSDELEKQVAVPLLGLIPAVPRSGFSEPMLNLSFRKTPALAPATLQVVDWPPFRESLDLIYKNIQLLNSTFPFSSLVVTSALSGEGKSTLALGLAMSAARLHQRVLLIDADLRRPSLHKQLNLPNEQGLSTLLASDRPITEEHSYIQPAIAYSNISILTAGPTPADPAKLLSSRRMAELISTFEESYDLVLLDAPPVLGIVDAILTASFCSGVLMVGRMGQVTRSELTQATNMLSKLNMVGVIANGAEMPANNYLPYARSA, encoded by the coding sequence ATGGTAGACCTAACTGAAAGCAAGCTCATAGAAGCTGCTGATACAGATCCAGGATATGGACAACTGTTTGCAGTTTTAATGCGGCGACGCTTCTGGCTCTTGGGTGTATTTAGTGGCGTTGTATCGATCGCTGCGGTCCTCACATTTCTAGCTGAGCCTATTTACCAAAGCTCCATGCAATTGCTGGTGGAATCCAACTACCAAAGCAAAAAAGGAGAAAACGGCAGTACAGAAGTCCCCTTCGCGGACGCTACGGTTGAGGTGGACAATGCCACACAACTAACTCTAATGCGGAGTTCTCATCTCTTACAGCGGGCGGTTAAGATTCTGAAGCCGCAATATCCAGATGTTACGGTGGCGGAGATTCAAAAATCGTTGGTCTTGACTCAGCTGATGGAGGACAAAGTCAAGACCAAGGTGTTTCAGGCGGTCTATACCGATTCTGATCCAGAGAAAACCAAAAAAGTTTTGCAAGCCATTCAAAAGGTTTACCAAGACTACAACCGGGAGCAGCAACAGCAACGCTTATCCAAAGGTTTGTCTTTTATTACTGACCAAGTGCCGAAGGTCCAACGGCAGGTCAATCAAGCGGAAGATGCGCTGGAGAAGTTCCGCGATCGCCAAAACCTAATTGATCCCGAAGCCCAATCGAAAGCTTTGTTTGATGCGCTGAATAGTGTGCGGCAAGAACAACGCACCAATCAGGCGCAGCTCAAGGATATGCAGGCTCGTTATGTGGCTTTGCAACAGCAAGTCAAGCGATCGCCCCAAGAAGCCTTGGTTGCCTCTCGCTTGAGCCAATCGTCACGCTACCAAACCTTACTGAACGAGCTGCAAAAAAGTGAATTAACCCTAGAGCAGCAACGGCTCCGCTTTAAGGATTTTGACCCGCACATTAAGTCTTTGCTAGAGCAGCGGCAACGACAACTTGGGTTATTGCGGGCCGAGGTCAGCCGTGTTTTAGGAACCGTTCCCGCGCAATTTAACGCCTCAGGGAACGACTTACTCAAAGCAGGCCAACTAGGCGCAACAGACTTAACGCTGATTACTCAATTGGTTGAGGCTCAGGTCAATACCAGAGCTTTACAGGCTCGGGGTCAGAGCTTGAGCCAAACTGAACAGCAATTAACGGCAGAACTCAAGCGCTTTCCCCGCTTGCTAGCGGAATATGGGCGGCTACAACCGAATGTGGAAGTCGGTCGAGAAACACTGCAACAGTTGCTGAAAGCGAAGCAAGAACTAGCGCTAGAAATTGCGCGGGGTGGCTTTGACTGGCAAGTGGTAGAAGCGGCTCAACTAGGAACCCAAATTGGCCCGAGCCTGAAGCAAAACTTACTTCTAGGAGCGGTAGCAGGCTTAATTCTGGGCAGTGTCGCCGCCTTTGTCCGGGAGGGCATTGATGATGCGGTTCACAGCTCCGATGAACTGGAGAAACAAGTGGCAGTACCTTTACTGGGCTTGATCCCGGCGGTGCCTCGGTCTGGCTTTAGCGAGCCGATGCTCAACTTATCCTTCCGCAAAACTCCCGCTTTGGCTCCTGCCACGCTTCAAGTCGTAGATTGGCCTCCCTTCCGGGAATCGCTGGACCTGATTTACAAAAACATTCAGCTACTCAACTCCACCTTCCCTTTTAGCTCCTTGGTAGTTACCTCCGCTTTATCGGGTGAAGGTAAATCGACTCTGGCTTTAGGGTTGGCGATGAGTGCGGCTCGCTTGCACCAGCGGGTGCTGCTAATTGATGCGGATCTCCGCCGTCCCAGTTTGCACAAGCAACTAAACCTGCCCAATGAGCAAGGACTGTCTACCTTGCTGGCCAGCGATCGCCCCATTACGGAGGAGCACAGTTATATTCAGCCAGCGATCGCCTATAGCAACATTTCCATCTTGACGGCTGGCCCTACGCCCGCTGATCCCGCCAAGCTCCTGAGTTCGCGCCGCATGGCAGAGCTAATCTCTACTTTTGAGGAATCCTACGACCTCGTGTTACTGGATGCTCCGCCAGTTTTGGGCATTGTCGATGCCATTCTCACAGCGTCCTTCTGTAGTGGAGTGTTGATGGTGGGACGGATGGGACAAGTGACCCGTAGCGAGCTAACTCAAGCCACCAACATGCTGAGCAAACTCAACATGGTTGGCGTAATTGCCAATGGCGCTGAAATGCCAGCGAATAACTATCTACCCTACGCCCGGTCTGCCTAG
- a CDS encoding glycosyltransferase family 4 protein, whose translation MKILVLENEPSSRRGGQEWCLLEVCTGLAQRGHEIHLIYREDGDFLPKYQQFCKSMTKVRRYVIDTTGKRHLILSSLSWLGSLLPALKINPDVVYINQTREAFFGGAVARLKHVPLVCHLHIFPHKTFRPQIKWGLQHVTRFMTVSQATLQGYLRAGFDPKTLQVVYNGIDLKRFSMQGDRQQTRQRLDVPPDAFAVLYAGRIDRPKNIEMLIRAFAQLGLPPEQARLMIVGSPVVHSSPEAATAYVQELKDLCSQLRISDSVNWLGRRTDLPEIFRAADVSVLPSLLPDTFGLVLAESMACGTPALGLKYGGIPDVLSDEFEKFQIAVGDVAGLSDRLRSLRNWQETDPTLGQRCRAYVEKRFPVERMVAEVETVLQEAVEAGPVRLGPSPESLQAWEHEVVTNPTALAGLVTR comes from the coding sequence ATGAAAATTTTGGTCTTAGAAAATGAACCTTCTTCTCGTCGAGGCGGACAGGAATGGTGTTTGCTCGAAGTTTGTACAGGTTTAGCGCAGCGGGGGCATGAAATTCATCTGATCTATCGAGAAGATGGAGATTTTTTGCCCAAGTACCAGCAATTTTGTAAGTCGATGACTAAGGTACGACGTTATGTAATTGATACGACCGGAAAACGTCACCTCATCCTCTCGTCGCTGTCCTGGCTCGGCTCCCTCTTGCCAGCACTCAAGATTAATCCTGATGTGGTTTATATTAATCAGACGAGAGAAGCCTTTTTTGGCGGCGCTGTGGCTCGGCTGAAGCATGTGCCACTGGTCTGTCACCTACATATCTTTCCCCACAAAACATTTCGGCCACAGATTAAGTGGGGGTTGCAACATGTCACCCGGTTTATGACGGTTTCGCAGGCCACGCTTCAAGGCTACTTGCGAGCTGGATTTGACCCCAAAACGCTGCAAGTGGTTTACAACGGCATTGACCTGAAACGGTTTTCGATGCAGGGCGATCGCCAGCAAACTCGGCAGCGGCTAGACGTACCTCCAGATGCTTTTGCCGTGCTCTATGCAGGTCGCATCGATCGCCCTAAAAACATTGAAATGCTGATCCGGGCCTTTGCTCAACTGGGATTGCCCCCTGAGCAAGCACGGTTGATGATTGTCGGCAGTCCTGTGGTTCACTCCTCACCCGAAGCGGCAACAGCGTATGTCCAGGAACTTAAAGACTTGTGCAGCCAACTGCGTATCAGCGACAGTGTGAATTGGTTAGGCCGCCGCACCGATCTCCCTGAAATATTCCGGGCTGCCGATGTTTCGGTATTGCCCAGTTTATTGCCAGATACCTTCGGGTTGGTCTTAGCCGAGTCGATGGCCTGTGGAACTCCAGCCCTCGGCCTCAAATATGGTGGCATTCCAGATGTTCTCTCGGATGAATTTGAAAAGTTTCAGATTGCTGTCGGAGATGTGGCGGGACTGAGCGATCGCCTGCGGTCTCTGAGAAATTGGCAAGAAACAGATCCGACTTTAGGCCAGCGGTGTCGCGCCTATGTCGAGAAGCGTTTTCCGGTGGAGCGGATGGTGGCTGAAGTAGAAACCGTGTTGCAGGAAGCAGTCGAGGCAGGTCCGGTGCGGTTAGGTCCCTCGCCCGAAAGCCTGCAAGCTTGGGAGCACGAAGTCGTGACCAATCCGACAGCGTTGGCTGGATTAGTGACTCGGTAG
- a CDS encoding phosphomannose isomerase type II C-terminal cupin domain encodes MATSSPVSASIAATELRPWGAFTILEEGRGYKIKRIEVKPGHRLSLQMHHHRSEHWIVLSGTARVLCDGQELTLYNNQSTYVPQCTQHRLENPGVIPLVLIEVQNGDYLGEDDIVRFQDDYNRQPNSSVAS; translated from the coding sequence ATGGCTACATCCAGTCCTGTCTCGGCTAGTATCGCCGCCACCGAGCTACGTCCTTGGGGAGCTTTCACGATTCTCGAAGAAGGCAGAGGCTACAAGATTAAGCGCATTGAGGTCAAACCGGGTCATCGCCTCAGTCTGCAAATGCACCATCACCGCAGCGAACATTGGATTGTGCTCTCAGGTACAGCGCGGGTGCTTTGTGATGGCCAAGAATTAACCTTATACAACAATCAATCTACTTATGTGCCTCAATGCACCCAACATCGGCTGGAAAACCCCGGTGTAATTCCGCTGGTCTTGATTGAAGTGCAAAACGGTGATTACTTGGGAGAAGACGACATTGTGCGGTTCCAGGATGATTACAATCGTCAGCCCAATTCGTCAGTCGCTTCTTAG
- a CDS encoding glycosyltransferase translates to MRVALVHDYLTQRGGAERVFELLCKRYPKADIFTSLYDPKRTIDLGDRFVNTTLLQRIPGASKYFRLMAPFYFPAFRSLDLRDYDLIISSSTSFAKAVKKGPGSRHVCFCHNVTRFLWDTQTYLREYGTYHRFYPLLENVFHRMRNLDLQYAQEPDLYIANSSVVAKRIQQIYGKPALVINYPIDSSKFLFANHKADFYLASARLISYKRMDVIIEAFNWLGWPLLITGDGPERSRLEAQALSNIRFLGHVSDAKRTQLMAQARSVVVAALEDYGLVPVEANASGTPVISYGAGGVLDTQVPGKTGVFFNRQTPEALQTALFEASDMTWDYGKIRQHAMSRFSEEAFFDQVDQVMEQACY, encoded by the coding sequence ATGAGAGTTGCTTTAGTTCATGACTATTTAACGCAACGAGGTGGTGCAGAGCGAGTCTTTGAACTGCTTTGCAAGCGATATCCTAAGGCCGATATTTTTACCTCTCTCTACGATCCTAAACGAACAATTGACCTAGGCGATCGCTTTGTCAACACAACTTTACTTCAGCGCATTCCAGGAGCTAGCAAATACTTTCGATTGATGGCACCGTTCTATTTTCCAGCATTTCGATCGCTGGATTTACGGGACTATGACTTAATCATTAGCAGTAGTACTAGTTTCGCTAAAGCAGTTAAAAAAGGCCCAGGATCACGTCATGTTTGTTTTTGCCACAATGTGACGCGCTTTCTTTGGGATACCCAGACTTATTTGCGGGAGTATGGCACCTATCACAGGTTCTATCCCTTGCTGGAAAATGTTTTCCACCGGATGCGAAATTTGGATTTGCAATATGCTCAGGAACCTGATCTATATATTGCCAATTCTAGTGTGGTAGCAAAGCGCATTCAGCAAATCTATGGCAAGCCAGCTTTAGTAATTAACTATCCGATTGACAGCAGTAAGTTTCTGTTTGCTAACCACAAAGCAGACTTTTATCTAGCTTCGGCTCGGTTGATTAGTTATAAGCGGATGGATGTGATTATTGAGGCGTTTAACTGGCTGGGATGGCCTTTGTTGATTACAGGCGATGGGCCAGAGCGATCGCGCTTAGAAGCTCAAGCCTTAAGCAACATCCGATTTCTCGGTCATGTCAGTGATGCCAAGCGCACTCAACTGATGGCTCAGGCCCGCTCAGTGGTAGTAGCAGCTCTAGAAGACTACGGTTTGGTACCTGTAGAAGCCAACGCCAGCGGTACTCCAGTCATCTCTTATGGAGCTGGGGGAGTGCTAGATACCCAAGTGCCGGGAAAAACGGGTGTCTTTTTCAATCGGCAAACGCCCGAAGCGTTGCAAACTGCCTTATTTGAAGCCTCAGATATGACTTGGGATTATGGCAAAATTCGCCAACATGCGATGAGCCGCTTTTCGGAAGAGGCCTTCTTTGACCAAGTCGATCAGGTGATGGAGCAGGCTTGTTACTAA
- the hepC gene encoding heterocyst development glycosyltransferase HepC, producing MNLLSIPTNSVKALPKSDRSFKYELKWRQKHLVVRRAPNSASNHLPSLESQRWLIACLKRSPIRLISLAPDVGEEKLRFWADACEQAGKSLFLTIPNTSELPKKQSGRSWRIKRLLDRVAAAIAILLLSPVFLAIALLVRLQSPGPILFCQWRVGERGRLFRIYKFRTMSANAEQLHHQVMGHQPGLHKHENDPRVTPNGRWLRKYSLDELPQLFNVLRGEMSFVGPRPWALYDAVRISPEVRQRLNALPGITGPWQVMARSNMRDIDTVNRSDLKYLRHWSLWQDLKILLLTVPKVLTGFGAY from the coding sequence ATGAATCTACTTTCAATCCCTACAAATTCTGTCAAGGCTCTCCCCAAGAGCGATCGCTCTTTTAAGTACGAACTGAAATGGCGGCAAAAACATCTGGTAGTCCGCCGCGCTCCCAACAGCGCTAGCAACCATCTACCCTCCCTAGAAAGCCAGCGTTGGCTAATCGCCTGCCTCAAGCGATCGCCCATTCGCCTGATCAGTCTTGCTCCGGATGTGGGAGAGGAGAAACTCCGGTTCTGGGCGGATGCCTGTGAGCAAGCAGGTAAGTCTTTGTTCCTCACTATTCCCAACACCTCAGAATTACCGAAGAAGCAATCTGGCAGGAGTTGGCGGATTAAGCGTCTGCTGGACCGAGTTGCCGCCGCGATCGCCATTCTCCTCCTCAGTCCTGTGTTTCTTGCGATCGCCTTACTGGTACGTTTGCAATCTCCTGGCCCAATTCTCTTCTGCCAGTGGCGAGTGGGCGAACGAGGTCGTTTGTTCCGGATCTATAAGTTCCGCACCATGAGCGCGAATGCCGAGCAACTGCACCACCAAGTGATGGGCCATCAGCCAGGCTTGCACAAACATGAAAACGATCCCCGCGTCACTCCTAATGGTCGTTGGTTACGCAAGTACAGTCTGGATGAGCTACCCCAACTATTCAATGTGCTGCGCGGAGAGATGAGTTTTGTTGGTCCTCGTCCTTGGGCGCTGTATGACGCAGTCCGGATCAGCCCCGAAGTCAGGCAGCGACTGAATGCGCTCCCCGGAATTACCGGACCGTGGCAGGTGATGGCTCGTTCCAATATGCGAGACATTGATACAGTCAATCGCTCTGATTTGAAATATCTCCGTCACTGGTCACTTTGGCAGGACTTAAAAATTCTCCTGCTCACAGTGCCTAAGGTTCTAACTGGTTTCGGTGCCTACTAA
- a CDS encoding pentapeptide repeat-containing protein — protein sequence MNVEELVQRYSAGERDFSIIDLRGAVLEEINLSGAILHGAMLDGANLRRANLSQATLSGAALKGADLTQADLSGADLSDAVLDEAILEGAILDSAILDQADLKAANLAGAVLSEADLSEADLEAANLTGADLEVANLHQANLSKAALERANLEGANLEDVNLAGAKLEDAKLEDTVLESGDSTLIS from the coding sequence ATGAATGTGGAAGAACTTGTGCAACGCTACAGTGCTGGAGAGCGAGACTTTAGCATCATTGACCTCAGAGGAGCTGTTCTGGAAGAAATTAATTTGAGTGGAGCCATTTTGCATGGAGCTATGCTGGACGGAGCTAACTTGCGGCGAGCCAACCTCAGCCAAGCAACATTGAGCGGAGCTGCCCTCAAGGGTGCGGATTTGACTCAAGCTGACCTCAGTGGTGCGGATTTGAGTGATGCTGTGCTCGATGAAGCAATTTTAGAAGGAGCCATTCTCGACAGCGCGATTTTAGATCAAGCTGATCTGAAAGCTGCTAACTTAGCGGGGGCAGTTCTCAGTGAAGCAGATCTGAGCGAGGCAGATTTAGAAGCAGCCAATCTGACCGGAGCCGACTTAGAGGTGGCGAATCTACATCAAGCCAATTTAAGCAAAGCGGCCCTAGAACGCGCCAATCTAGAAGGAGCCAATCTAGAGGATGTCAATCTAGCCGGAGCCAAGCTGGAGGATGCCAAGCTAGAAGACACCGTTCTAGAGAGTGGAGATAGCACCCTAATCAGCTAG
- a CDS encoding glycosyltransferase family A protein, with translation MNLVETHSNPDVSIIIPLYNKGQYIARALNSILAQTHQNFEIIVVDDGSTDNGPEIVQGYTDPRLQFIRQANAGPGEARNRGIRESRASLIAFLDADDEWLPTYLAESVQQLQAHPDCAMSAFGRFLGSDRTSWEAECQRFGVTEGEWRMPINLDGQSTKQIIDFFHPGAIVCRRQVLERFGGFYTKNGCNYGEDVYLWVQIALNYKIYRNPTPLFWWHTEASEISAYSTRKIVPPWPMLSDPQPLRMDCPPEYHSALEHYLTYLAVIAAERCIRAGDRGTAEQLLQNYPVAQNFLGDYLKLQVHLWLMDSPGLRDRLRQVKSLVRS, from the coding sequence ATGAATTTAGTGGAAACTCACAGCAACCCAGATGTTTCGATCATTATTCCGCTCTATAACAAGGGCCAATATATTGCTAGAGCATTAAATTCTATCTTGGCTCAGACACATCAAAATTTTGAAATCATCGTGGTGGATGATGGCTCCACGGACAACGGGCCAGAAATTGTCCAGGGCTACACAGATCCTCGGCTGCAATTTATCCGTCAGGCAAATGCAGGACCAGGCGAGGCTCGTAACCGGGGAATTCGGGAAAGTCGAGCTTCCCTGATCGCTTTTTTGGATGCGGATGACGAGTGGCTGCCAACCTATTTGGCCGAGTCTGTGCAACAACTGCAAGCACATCCAGATTGTGCGATGAGTGCCTTTGGCCGCTTCTTGGGTAGCGATCGCACCAGTTGGGAGGCTGAGTGCCAACGGTTTGGAGTGACAGAAGGGGAGTGGCGGATGCCGATTAACCTGGATGGTCAGTCAACCAAGCAAATCATAGACTTCTTTCATCCAGGCGCGATTGTCTGTCGGCGACAAGTGTTAGAACGTTTTGGTGGCTTTTATACCAAGAATGGCTGCAACTATGGCGAGGATGTGTATCTGTGGGTGCAAATTGCCCTGAACTACAAAATCTATCGCAATCCCACGCCGCTCTTTTGGTGGCATACCGAAGCCTCTGAGATCTCGGCTTATAGTACGAGAAAGATTGTGCCGCCTTGGCCGATGCTGAGCGATCCTCAGCCTTTACGGATGGATTGTCCGCCTGAATATCACTCAGCTCTGGAGCATTATTTGACTTATTTAGCGGTCATTGCTGCCGAGCGTTGCATTCGGGCAGGCGATCGCGGCACCGCAGAACAGCTTTTGCAAAATTATCCAGTGGCACAGAATTTTTTGGGAGACTACCTCAAACTCCAGGTGCATCTCTGGTTGATGGACTCTCCTGGTTTACGGGATCGGCTGCGGCAGGTCAAGAGCTTGGTGCGATCGTAA
- the hepA gene encoding heterocyst formation ABC transporter subunit HepA, giving the protein MQFKLPAFLRQLLKATSFWKDNDLILREFQYFPKIAILAVVFSLLAAAFEGFGLGFLLAFLQNLVNPSAEPFQTGIRWFDLWILGINTSETSRLFRVSGLILLSTWLRAGFNYLTYVYTEKAQMHLVNRLHKRIFEQWQSLSLSYFSKSQSGELLNSITSEIGRLRQVFNLSAFIMTKGLTLLVYVAIIFSISWQLSISSVMLFVLLGVGLSTLNKQVREASFPVSQANGRFASIAMEFINGIRTVQSFATQDFERRRFYKASDDIVEAGTNAVMGWAIVRPLAEGLATTILIGMIIVALTVFVANGTMQTASLLTFLFILFRLVPAVHEINGNRALISSFRGSVDNIKELLRTDNKPYLPNGVREFTGVKKAIELVSVDFGYDPIHLVLQNVTLTINRGQMTALVGASGAGKTTLVDLIPRFYDPTQGKVLMDGVDLREFDTNSVRRRMAVVSQDTFIFNTSVRNNIAYGLDGVDEAAIWEAAKFANALEFIQEMPEGFDTQLGDRGVRLSGGQRQRLAIARALLRNPEILILDEATSALDSVSERLIQESLEKLSTGRTVIAIAHRLSTIVRADKVVVLEQGRIVEQGTYQELLAQGGKLWKYHQMQHEVGSTAG; this is encoded by the coding sequence ATGCAGTTCAAGCTTCCAGCGTTTCTCCGTCAGTTGCTAAAAGCGACAAGTTTTTGGAAAGATAACGACCTGATTCTACGCGAGTTTCAGTATTTTCCAAAAATCGCAATATTGGCTGTGGTTTTCTCGCTTCTAGCGGCAGCATTTGAGGGATTCGGATTAGGGTTCTTGTTGGCGTTCTTACAAAACTTGGTCAACCCTAGTGCTGAACCTTTTCAAACCGGAATTCGTTGGTTTGATCTTTGGATTTTAGGTATAAACACATCAGAGACCAGCCGTTTGTTTCGGGTCTCTGGCTTAATTTTGTTATCAACTTGGTTGCGAGCAGGATTTAACTACCTGACTTATGTGTATACCGAAAAAGCCCAAATGCACTTGGTGAATCGCTTACACAAGCGAATTTTTGAGCAGTGGCAATCCTTGAGCCTGAGTTACTTTAGTAAATCCCAATCGGGTGAACTGCTGAATAGCATCACTAGTGAAATTGGGCGGTTGAGGCAAGTTTTTAATTTAAGCGCTTTCATTATGACTAAAGGCTTAACCCTTTTAGTCTACGTGGCGATTATATTTAGCATCTCCTGGCAGCTATCGATTAGTTCGGTGATGCTATTTGTCCTACTAGGGGTAGGGTTATCCACGCTCAATAAGCAAGTGCGAGAAGCAAGTTTTCCGGTGTCGCAAGCCAACGGTCGGTTTGCTTCGATCGCGATGGAATTTATTAATGGAATTCGTACCGTCCAATCTTTTGCGACACAGGATTTTGAGCGCAGGCGGTTCTATAAAGCCAGTGATGACATTGTGGAGGCAGGAACCAACGCAGTCATGGGCTGGGCGATCGTGCGTCCTCTAGCAGAAGGATTAGCGACCACTATTTTGATCGGCATGATCATTGTGGCACTGACTGTATTTGTCGCCAATGGCACGATGCAAACCGCTTCGTTGCTCACATTTCTATTCATCTTGTTTCGGCTAGTACCCGCAGTTCACGAAATCAATGGCAACCGCGCATTAATTAGTAGCTTTCGCGGCTCAGTAGACAATATTAAAGAGCTTCTGCGCACTGATAATAAACCATATTTACCCAATGGAGTTCGAGAGTTTACTGGAGTCAAAAAAGCGATCGAATTGGTCTCCGTTGACTTTGGTTATGACCCAATTCATTTGGTGCTGCAAAATGTTACTCTCACGATTAATCGCGGCCAAATGACCGCTTTAGTGGGGGCATCAGGCGCCGGAAAAACCACATTGGTTGATTTGATTCCCCGCTTCTACGACCCGACTCAAGGCAAAGTTTTGATGGACGGCGTAGATCTGCGCGAGTTTGACACCAACTCGGTCCGTCGCCGCATGGCAGTGGTTAGCCAAGATACGTTTATCTTTAATACTTCTGTCCGTAACAACATTGCTTATGGCTTAGACGGGGTGGATGAAGCTGCAATTTGGGAAGCCGCTAAATTTGCCAATGCTCTAGAGTTCATTCAGGAAATGCCAGAAGGATTTGATACCCAACTGGGCGATCGCGGGGTGCGGCTCTCTGGGGGTCAACGACAACGACTGGCGATCGCGCGGGCACTCCTCCGCAATCCAGAGATTTTGATTCTCGATGAAGCCACGAGTGCGCTGGACTCAGTTTCAGAGCGTTTAATTCAGGAGTCTTTAGAAAAACTGTCTACAGGTCGCACGGTGATTGCGATCGCGCACCGACTCTCCACGATTGTCCGAGCGGACAAGGTGGTGGTGTTAGAGCAAGGGCGAATTGTTGAGCAGGGCACCTATCAGGAATTGCTCGCTCAAGGTGGCAAGCTGTGGAAATATCACCAAATGCAGCATGAAGTTGGCTCAACCGCTGGATGA